A region from the Syntrophorhabdaceae bacterium genome encodes:
- the coaBC gene encoding bifunctional phosphopantothenoylcysteine decarboxylase/phosphopantothenate--cysteine ligase CoaBC, with protein MMKNKEIIVGVSGGIAAYKTVELIRNLTKRGASVHVVMTKNAMEFVTPLTFQTVSGNTVIHEMFELFTGSKIGHITLSDIADLLVIAPATANVIGKVANGIADDFLTTMVMATTVPVFFVPSMNTKMWGSPMVQANVDKLKNAGYEMMEPASGDLACGTEGKGRLPSVEEILEKMEDIFTEKDLIGERVLITAGPTVEFIDPVRCITNISSGKMGYALAKIARRRGADVTLISGPTSIELERSDIPVIPVSSACNMRDEVMKHYEDATIVIKTAAVADFKCKEENCQKIKKKGNSNFLTLELEKNPDIIGELGKVKGDRIIVGFAAETEKMLEHASEKLKKKNLDLIVANDVSKAGIGFGSDENEVTIIERSGNMKRVPQLSKDEVATIVLDSIKKIIKKRKTKEDWY; from the coding sequence GGCATCGCGGCTTACAAAACCGTTGAACTCATACGAAATCTGACAAAGAGAGGGGCCAGCGTCCATGTGGTCATGACGAAAAACGCCATGGAATTCGTAACGCCTCTCACGTTCCAGACGGTCTCGGGCAATACGGTTATCCATGAGATGTTCGAGCTATTCACGGGTTCTAAGATAGGTCACATCACGCTCTCCGACATAGCCGATCTGCTTGTCATTGCGCCGGCCACGGCGAACGTCATCGGCAAGGTTGCCAATGGCATTGCCGATGATTTCTTGACGACCATGGTCATGGCCACTACGGTACCGGTCTTCTTCGTGCCTTCCATGAACACCAAGATGTGGGGAAGCCCCATGGTCCAGGCCAATGTGGACAAACTCAAGAACGCAGGATACGAAATGATGGAGCCGGCAAGCGGCGATCTCGCCTGCGGCACCGAGGGTAAAGGCAGACTCCCGTCCGTTGAAGAGATCCTGGAAAAAATGGAGGACATCTTTACGGAGAAAGATCTTATAGGAGAGAGGGTCCTTATCACCGCCGGCCCTACCGTGGAATTCATCGATCCCGTGCGGTGCATCACGAATATCTCTTCCGGTAAGATGGGGTACGCCCTCGCAAAGATTGCGAGAAGAAGAGGGGCGGATGTCACGCTCATCTCCGGCCCCACATCGATTGAGCTTGAAAGAAGCGACATACCGGTGATCCCGGTAAGTAGCGCCTGCAACATGAGAGACGAGGTAATGAAACACTATGAAGATGCCACGATCGTGATCAAAACCGCGGCAGTAGCCGATTTTAAGTGCAAGGAAGAGAACTGTCAGAAGATCAAGAAGAAGGGTAACAGCAATTTCCTCACGCTTGAACTGGAAAAGAACCCTGACATTATAGGCGAACTCGGAAAGGTGAAGGGTGACCGCATAATAGTCGGTTTTGCGGCGGAGACAGAGAAGATGCTCGAACACGCTTCAGAAAAACTGAAAAAAAAGAACCTGGACCTTATCGTGGCGAATGATGTGTCTAAAGCAGGTATAGGCTTTGGCTCAGACGAGAACGAAGTGACCATCATTGAAAGGTCGGGGAATATGAAACGGGTACCACAGCTGAGCAAGGACGAGGTCGCAACAATCGTCCTTGATTCCATAAAGAAGATCATAAAAAAGAGAAAAACTAAGGAAGACTGGTATTAG
- a CDS encoding trypsin-like peptidase domain-containing protein — MVLTHRNPVLPIVVFTVRRNTRSAALIFLFLAAVTGWLLPQKCFAAEDRVVQVVEKAGKAIVFVKTEELSQAPDEEQKPSLLRKYFGSEEDTGELVPNKGSGVVLDPRGIVVTNEHLIERAINIRVKFVSGKEYDAYVLASDPEFDIALLKIITSKPDFPYLTIGPKRTVRVGEKAIVIGSPFELTSSVTVGVISFIGRNLRIEGKVYADLIQTDAAINPGNSGGALLDGDGNLLGIVTAIYGEGKGIGFAIPIDDVAVMLSEFLENSPKRPILGLFFEKRKDERGAFLFVSKVIQGSPAMTYGLKEGDRITEINKKTIKEGTKPHSIMRGVEDEGALQLRISRGLKKYTMNVDAADLEKYTPLPIDEALCGMRVSDIKGYPKLKYKLRDKEGVVVTRVLSGGIAERSGLKSGDVIVKINNNTIKDSQDFNSFMVEGLKRNYILYQVRRNDSLFFVPVKLDTLL; from the coding sequence ATGGTATTGACTCATCGCAATCCCGTTCTCCCCATAGTGGTTTTCACGGTTCGCAGAAACACGCGGAGCGCGGCGCTCATCTTTTTGTTTTTGGCCGCCGTTACAGGATGGCTCTTACCGCAGAAGTGTTTTGCAGCGGAAGACAGGGTGGTGCAGGTCGTTGAAAAGGCAGGCAAGGCTATCGTGTTCGTAAAGACGGAGGAGCTCTCGCAAGCCCCGGACGAGGAACAGAAGCCTTCTTTGTTGAGAAAATACTTCGGCAGCGAGGAGGATACCGGGGAACTAGTTCCGAATAAAGGCTCCGGCGTGGTCCTTGATCCACGAGGCATCGTAGTGACAAATGAGCACCTTATCGAACGGGCCATCAATATCCGGGTCAAATTCGTGAGCGGCAAAGAGTATGATGCCTACGTACTGGCAAGCGACCCTGAGTTCGACATAGCTCTTCTCAAAATCATAACGAGCAAGCCCGATTTTCCCTACCTCACGATTGGCCCGAAACGGACTGTCCGGGTTGGCGAAAAGGCCATCGTCATTGGCAGCCCCTTCGAACTCACGAGCTCGGTCACTGTAGGTGTTATCAGTTTCATAGGGAGAAACCTCCGCATCGAAGGAAAGGTTTATGCGGACCTCATCCAGACGGATGCCGCAATAAATCCGGGTAACAGTGGTGGAGCGCTCCTCGACGGCGATGGAAATCTCTTGGGAATCGTGACCGCCATCTATGGTGAAGGCAAAGGCATCGGTTTTGCCATACCCATAGACGATGTGGCGGTCATGCTCTCCGAATTTCTGGAGAACAGCCCGAAAAGACCTATTCTCGGCCTTTTCTTCGAAAAAAGAAAAGACGAGCGCGGTGCCTTTCTGTTTGTGAGTAAGGTTATTCAGGGGAGCCCGGCAATGACCTATGGATTGAAAGAGGGGGACCGGATCACCGAGATCAATAAGAAGACGATTAAGGAAGGCACGAAACCCCACAGCATCATGCGCGGCGTAGAAGACGAAGGCGCGCTACAGCTCAGAATCTCGAGAGGACTGAAGAAATATACGATGAACGTAGATGCCGCGGACCTCGAGAAGTACACGCCTCTTCCCATCGACGAGGCGCTCTGCGGTATGAGGGTCTCCGACATCAAAGGGTACCCCAAACTGAAATATAAGCTGAGGGACAAAGAAGGCGTGGTGGTGACCAGGGTCCTAAGCGGGGGAATTGCGGAGAGATCGGGTCTCAAAAGTGGCGACGTAATCGTGAAGATCAACAACAATACCATAAAAGATAGTCAAGATTTCAACTCCTTTATGGTTGAAGGGCTGAAAAGGAATTATATTCTCTATCAGGTGAGGAGGAATGACAGTCTCTTTTTCGTGCCTGTCAAACTCGATACTTTACTTTAG
- a CDS encoding DUF1844 domain-containing protein, with the protein MEDKTNVTEESYEASDEASGDIFSTIDFSTFLLSLSTSALVSLGELPDPLRNEKSVNLALAKQTIHVIEMLQDKTKGNLIDEEERLIEGILYDLRMKYVRAAG; encoded by the coding sequence ATGGAAGACAAGACTAATGTGACTGAAGAATCCTACGAAGCATCGGATGAGGCAAGTGGGGATATCTTTTCCACTATCGATTTTTCAACCTTCCTTCTTTCGCTGTCAACCTCCGCGCTCGTCTCCCTTGGAGAGTTGCCCGATCCCTTAAGGAACGAAAAGAGCGTCAACCTTGCGCTTGCCAAACAGACCATACACGTCATCGAGATGTTGCAGGATAAGACGAAGGGCAATCTCATCGATGAAGAGGAGCGACTGATAGAGGGCATTCTCTATGATTTACGGATGAAATATGTGAGGGCAGCAGGATAG
- the purB gene encoding adenylosuccinate lyase, producing the protein MIERYTLPRMSRVWDEQNRFQKWLEIEVFICEAYTKLSLIPEGDLKAIREKAKFDAPRIREIEKRTKHDVVAFIESVSEFVGPSSKYIHMGVTSSDILDTSFACQLNEASEILIEDLRTLMAVLKEKAFQYKETPAIGRTHGIHAEPVTFGLKITHFYDEMRRNLERMKAARERIRHGKISGAVGTYAHVPPFVEEYVCEKLGLKVTPISSQIIPRDYYAEFFATLAIIGSSIERMAMEIRNLQRTEVGEAEEFFQKGQTGSSAMPHKRNPIASENLCGLARLLHGYAMSSLENVPLWHERDISHSSVERVIGPDATIVLDYMLERVKNLYGNLMVYPEKMKTNLDISRGLYHSEAILIALVNKGLARQEAYKLTQAVAMRCYENHLDFVTELKKDEPLRQHLSASEIESTCSMEHYFHHIDTIYKRVYG; encoded by the coding sequence CGAACGATACACCTTACCGAGAATGTCTCGCGTCTGGGATGAACAGAACAGATTTCAAAAGTGGCTTGAGATAGAGGTTTTTATCTGCGAGGCTTATACAAAGCTCTCGCTCATACCTGAGGGCGATCTCAAGGCCATCCGCGAGAAGGCAAAATTCGATGCACCACGGATACGAGAAATAGAGAAACGGACCAAGCATGATGTGGTGGCCTTCATAGAATCGGTCTCGGAATTTGTGGGGCCCTCGTCTAAGTACATCCACATGGGTGTTACCTCCTCGGATATTCTCGACACTTCCTTTGCCTGTCAACTCAATGAGGCATCTGAAATATTAATCGAAGACCTACGGACCCTCATGGCCGTGCTTAAAGAAAAGGCCTTTCAGTACAAAGAAACTCCCGCAATAGGGAGAACCCACGGGATCCACGCCGAACCCGTAACCTTCGGCCTCAAGATAACACATTTCTACGACGAAATGAGGAGAAACCTGGAAAGGATGAAGGCCGCCCGGGAGCGTATCCGCCACGGCAAAATATCGGGGGCTGTAGGGACCTACGCTCACGTGCCGCCCTTTGTGGAAGAATACGTCTGCGAGAAACTTGGATTAAAGGTAACGCCCATATCCTCACAGATCATTCCCCGTGATTATTACGCGGAGTTCTTTGCGACGCTCGCAATCATCGGCTCATCCATTGAAAGGATGGCCATGGAAATAAGGAACCTCCAGAGAACAGAGGTGGGTGAGGCCGAAGAATTTTTCCAAAAAGGACAAACGGGCTCCTCCGCAATGCCTCACAAACGGAACCCCATCGCGTCGGAGAACCTTTGCGGTCTCGCTCGTCTGTTGCACGGATACGCCATGTCCTCACTCGAAAATGTACCCCTCTGGCATGAACGGGATATCAGCCACTCTTCCGTGGAGCGGGTCATCGGGCCGGATGCAACCATCGTGCTTGACTACATGCTGGAACGGGTCAAAAATCTCTACGGCAATCTTATGGTCTATCCCGAGAAAATGAAGACAAACCTCGATATCTCCCGAGGCCTCTACCACTCGGAAGCGATCCTCATCGCGCTCGTCAACAAAGGTCTCGCCAGACAAGAGGCATACAAACTTACCCAGGCGGTTGCCATGAGATGTTACGAAAATCATCTCGATTTTGTTACTGAGCTGAAAAAGGATGAACCCTTGCGCCAACACTTAAGCGCTTCGGAGATTGAAAGCACCTGCAGCATGGAACACTACTTTCATCACATTGATACCATTTATAAACGGGTCTACGGTTAA